The genomic window AGTCCTGTCGAAGCAGCTTACTGAGCCAAATGCTACAGTTATTTGCGCGCAGAAAGTTAGGGCGCCTTGCAGTCACGGCATGCGTAAGCGGGCAAGAAGGAACGTCAGTCAAGTCGCGTTTCTTATGAGAAATATTTAGAATATTTAGAAGGATGAGAAAGTTGGAACTTTCTATTCGGAttttttgcaaaccgatctataACTGTCTCATTTTCTAATTGCATTTTGTTCCCAGCTTCGCTGTTTCATGAATTAGTTAATAAAATCACTTAATCAGGTAATTAAGAAAGGAACAAGAATCTTATTTTATGCAACAGTAAGGAACATGCAATAAATCATGCATGCGTCAACAAGTTTTTAAATTAAACTAGAGATTGCTGGGTCACCCTGTACATATTGCGTTGTGAATATATTTACAAGTTATTTACAGTGAAAAGCAGTCCAGCAGTAAAGATGGCGGTTGTTATTCATCAGAGCGGTAACCTTATCCCCTTTCCCTTTCCCCTATCATTTCcctctttttccttctcttcgccATGGCGGTAGCTGCAACagaacattatatatatatatatatatatatatatatatatatatatatatatatatatatatatatatatatatatatatatatatatatatatatatatatatatatatatatatatatatatatatatatatatatataggcatggtggtCCTCCgcgagcagtcacaacgtggtttatttcgacgtttcagccagaatccggccttcatcaggatatagGGTACAGTTTGTTTGTGCTGATCACCAACAAACTGCACCCTCATTCGTGACGAAGGCCAGAGTGCCAGCTTGTTATGAGAttccgtgctacgtgacaccaaacaggcagaaaaaaaaagattttcacactcgccgtcatggctacttgtggcgctgccgCGCCGATTACATAGACGTTTGTGATGCTGGTTATACGTAAAAAATATCAGCGTCCTAATAAATTTCGTCAGCAATTGTGACGCCGCTGTTGAGCCAACTTTATTGTTTCAGGTGAGCCACcatagtggtctagtggttattgTGGTTTGTGggtgatggaggcgaaaatgctgtaggcccgtgggctcagatttgggtgcacgttcaagaaccccagattgtcgaaatttccgaagcctttcaccacagcgtctctcatattcatatggtgggtTTCGAACGTTAAACATCACagatcaatcaaccaatcatttGATCACTCAATCGGGGTTCATGGGTAAACATGCACTTCTTTAAAAGTTGTAGCCAACTGAGTGCGGCGGGCCATGACGGTGTGTAGTTCAGCGAGGTTTTATCTTTCAGAAGGCACGAAGTGCGGCGAGGGCGAGGTGTACAAGGAAAACCAGAGCAGCAGCTGCGGTGAGCGCAAGTGCGGTGAGCCAGAAAACGGACCCAGACCCTGCACCCTGGACTTAGTGAGTGGATGCTTCTGTGGGGATGGCCTTTACCGACGCTCGGACAATAAGTGCGTGTCCAAGAGACAGTGCCACTAATGACTCTGCGCCGGACGAGCCTGTTCATACCGTCGCCATGTGACTGTTGAAGAGTACTAATAAAACTCAGAAAGCGTATACATTCGCCTAAGATGCCTGTAATGAAAAATATATCTTCTTTGCCTTCTTAGTGCGGAGAAGTTCAAGGGGCTGTGCGGACGTAGGCTGTGACCGCGTACGGTAGTAGTCGCTTGACGTAGCACTAACCGCGTATGACATAACCATATGCAGTGCGTGCTCGCACCAAAGACAATTATTCTTCCTCTTGTtctaaataaatagaaataaagatGTAAACGGGACAAAAAACACGTGAATAGAGAACAGAAAACACGGggaagaggaaagaaagacaaCACCGAGGAGAAAAAAAGTAGACTTTTACATCTGCTTCGTTTAAACAGTTCGTTCCTTCAAATTCATATTTAAATTTATCCCCTACAAGCGATTATTGGCTATGCGTCTAACCATGTTAAGTACTTTCTTGTACTAATATGAACTTGAAAGGAAGAGTGACTATGATTAAAATGATGATGAAAAGAAAGATTGCCTAAAGCCTCACTTCCTTAACTCAGTCTTGACACCACTTGTGTGAAGCGGCATTAATTGTAACTCCAAGTCCATTGCGCTGATTGTCCCTCCTTGCCGAAAGCTTTCTGCCCATAGTGTGGCTTCCCGTATACCTCCGATCTAGGAGGCTATGACCTCCGGTATTGTAGGCATTGCAGGCTATGCGAGCCTTTAACATACAATTTAAGGCCTGCTCGCTGTTTCTGCCatgggctctgacgtcactctgtTCAGACCGGTGTGTTGCGCGGTACGCTTGCTGTCGTCGCTCGACAGCCATGGATCGCCAAGCTTGACTAACGTTTTCGTCGCGTGCTGTTGTGCTTGTTTGTGACTTAGAAACGTGTTCTTGTGTGTTCGTGAACTGCAGCGTGGATATGTGAGGCactttgtgcactggatattcacAATCTGTATGGCTGTAAAACGAAACAATTGGGCGATACTGCGTGATGAATTGTCGCGGCAAAGAGACCAAAGTTGCAAGTGTTCTTGTTTTTTAAGGAAAACTGAAGAACAAAATAGGAGCATGTCATTCGTCAAGTTGACGTCGACATTCGTTTTATTTGTGACTTGAAAGTGCGTGTGTTCGTATTGCATATTTCTAAGCCGGTCCACTGACACTATCTGCATCATGTTTCATTCTTGCTCTATAATGAAGGTGTCATGTCTGCTTCTGAGTTGGCGTAAGCCCTGGCAATAAAACAGCAAACGCGTGTTGTAGGACGTTTTCAGaacaggcttttttttctttcaaggttGGTAAATGTTTTACCATTGGTGATTAGCGCCGTGGAATTTTTTCATTACCTCTGTTTACTTGGTCGAGAAAAATGGAAGGAATGCTGTTCCATTGCTTATAGTGCATAGAATTTGTGCGTAGTACTTCGTTGCTTCCTAATAACACAACCACCTCGTTGTGATCTTATAAATTGTGGAAGTATCGCCAGCACACTAGCCTAATTTATTTTCTTCAAATATATATGCATCTACATGCGGTAACGCGATTTCTTAAATGATTTTCAGGCGTGCGAGCTCTACTTTAAGATAGAATGTTTAAATATTACTCCCAAATACACTGATCCAAGAACCGACAGTGCAGTAGAAGTGCCCACAAAGGCTATACGATTTAAACAAGAACCAGCACTAAGATTTTCCCCAG from Rhipicephalus microplus isolate Deutch F79 chromosome 7, USDA_Rmic, whole genome shotgun sequence includes these protein-coding regions:
- the LOC119179913 gene encoding uncharacterized protein LOC119179913; the protein is MHTSVKKRKCHQCLLKSSAFAARKEIILPEKMLLRTNIRAVLVAAAVLAVLHASYAEGTKCGEGEVYKENQSSSCGERKCGEPENGPRPCTLDLVSGCFCGDGLYRRSDNKCVSKRQCH